Proteins from a single region of Xiphophorus maculatus strain JP 163 A chromosome 22, X_maculatus-5.0-male, whole genome shotgun sequence:
- the chat gene encoding choline O-acetyltransferase, translating into MPIRNQDTFKDSASGDALPKLPLPSLSETLDTYLKCMKHLLTEEQFNKTQSIVKQFGAPGGVGELLQSKLVERREKKANWVYDYWLNDMYLNNRLALPINSSPAMVFPQQNFKAPIDSLRFAAHLISGVLEYKTLLDARALPVDYARGQLSGKPLCMEQYYRLFTSYRLPGPDRDTLVAQESSVMPEPEHIIVACKNQFFVLDVVINFQRLNERDLLTQLEKISKMAGSEDEPVPPTGLLTSDGRTEWAEARSVLMRESTNRDSLDMIERCLCLVCLDDASGTEQSDTTRATMMLHGGGPSKNGGNRWYDKPMQFIVGADGCCGVVCEHSPFEGIVLVQCSEYLLKYMIGSPSKLVRAASVSELPAPRRLRWKCSPEMQKLLTSTADKLHRLVQNLDMNVHKFSDYGKEFIKKQKMSPDAYIQIALQLAYYRCHGRAVSTYESASTRRFQQGRVDNIRSATPEALAFVRAMTDRKLISREMEKMELLRCAINAQTKYTVMAITGMAIDNHLLGLREAAREMKMEKPEIFKDDSYLISNHFILSTSQVPTTVEMFCCYGPVVPDGYGACYNPQSDHIIFSVSSFHESPQTCSVKFVKCLVQGLQDIMDLCNRCNGGPNPAEQKRNNQTMEMQTQTEAKGKTSQDSTKSQPTNPQVLVKSPEPTFTGARTGTSAKRKF; encoded by the exons ATGCCAATCCGGAACCAAGACACTTTCAAAGATTCTGCAAGCGGAGAT GCTCTGCCAAAGCTGCCGTTGCCCAGCCTCAGTGAGACACTGGACACATACCTGAAATGCATGAAGCACCTGCTCACTGAAGAACAATTCAACAAGACCCAGAGCATCGTGAAGCAATTTGGAGCTCCTGGAGGAGTAGgagagctgctgcagagcaaaCTTGTGGAGAGGAGGGAGAAAAAGGCAAATTGg GTTTATGACTACTGGCTGAATGACATGTACCTGAACAACAGACTGGCTCTGCCCATCAACTCGAGTCCTGCAATGGTTTTTCCCCAACAGAACTTCAAAGCTCCCATTGACTCTTTAAG GTTCGCTGCACACTTGATTTCAGGAGTTTTGGAGTACAAGACGCTTCTTGATGC TCGTGCCCTGCCTGTGGATTACGCCCGGGGCCAGTTGTCTGGTAAACCTCTATGCATGGAGCAGTACTACCGCCTCTTTACATCATATCGCCTACCGGGGCCTGACAGGGACACACTGGTGGCCCAGGAAAGCAGCGTAATGCCAGAGCCTGAACACATCATTGTGGCTTGTAAGAACCAG TTCTTCGTTCTGGATGTGGTGATCAATTTTCAGAGGCTGAATGAAAGAGATCTGCTGACTCAGCTGGAAAAGATATCCAAGATGGCTGGCAGTGAGGATGAGCCTGTTCCACCTACTGGTCTTCTCACGTCAGATGGACGAACAGAGTGGGCGGAGGCTCGCAGTGTACTAATGAGAG AATCAACCAACCGAGACTCCCTGGACATGATAGAGCGATGTTTGTGCCTGGTTTGTTTGGATGATGCAAGTGGAACTGAGCAAAGTGATACGACACGCGCCACAATGATGCTTCATGGAGGTGGGCCGAGCAAGAACGGAGGCAACCGCTGGTACGACAAGCCGATGCAG tttattgtaGGAGCTGATGGCTGCTGTGGAGTCGTGTGCGAACACTCTCCATTTGAAGGAATTGTTCTTGTGCAGTGCTCAGAGTATCTCCTTAAATACat GATTGGCAGCCCATCAAAGCTGGTCAGGGCTGCAAGTGTAAGCGAGCTGCCTGCGCCACGCAGACTGCGCTGGAAATGTTCTCCAGAGATGCAAAAACTTCTCACCTCCACTGCTGACAAGCTCCACAG ACTGGTGCAGAATCTGGACATGAACGTCCACAAATTCTCTGACTATGGGAAAGAGTTCATcaagaagcagaaaatgagTCCAGATGCCTACATCCAGATTGCTCTACAGTTAGCATACTATcg GTGTCATGGCAGAGCGGTGTCGACATATGAGAGCGCTTCAACGCGTCGCTTTCAGCAGGGCAGAGTTGACAATATTCGCTCAGCCACACCTGAAGCTTTGGCCTTTGTAAGAGCGATGACTGATAGGAAGCTCATCTCAAGA GAAATGGAGAAGATGGAGTTGTTGCGATGTGCCATAAATGCACAGACAAAGTATACTGTTATG GCAATTACTGGGATGGCAATAGACAATCACCTGCTGGGTCTGCGTGAGGCAGCTCGCGAAATGAAAATGGAGAAACCTGAGATCTTCAAAGACGACAGTTATCTCATCAGTAATCACTTTATTCTCTCCACAAGTCAG GTCCCAACCACTGTAGAAATGTTCTGCTGCTACGGACCAGTGGTGCCCGATGGATACGGCGCTTGCTACAACCCTCAGTCAGACCACATCATCTTCTCAGTGTCTAGTTTCCACGAGAGCCCGCAGACGTGTTCAGTGAAATTTGTAAAGTGCTTGGTGCAGGGACTTCAGGACATTATGGATCTGTGCAATAGGTGCAACGGTGGCCCCAACCCAGCCGAGCAAAAACGAAACAATCAGACGATGGAGATGCAAACTCAGACGGAAGCAAAAGGTAAAACATCCCAAGATTCAACCAAGAGTCAACCAACAAATCCACAGGTTCTGGTGAAAAGTCCAGAACCAACTTTTACAGGGGCCCGAACCGGGACTTCTGCAAAACgcaagttttaa